A DNA window from Sphaeramia orbicularis chromosome 22, fSphaOr1.1, whole genome shotgun sequence contains the following coding sequences:
- the asxl2 gene encoding putative Polycomb group protein ASXL2 isoform X3 — translation MRERQKKKKGRTWAEAAKTVLEKYPNTPMSHKEILQVIQRERLKEIRSGTSPLACLNAMLHTNSRGEEGIFYKVPGRMGVYTLKKDISDVVKELSEEGSEDSSDNLSDSQSTENDTAISPESRRGRWMRRVPSKLQSQPSSPQPRCSSPSIPTSKLISPSQKHSKKALKQALKQQQQRNQRRQGGMPTASSPRLLLKTIKDITMADNITTKTDLCHTVGARKVSQRSGRLNAGQLKRTKCKIDVETPDSILVNTNLRAIINKHTFSVLPPDCQQRLLELLPEVDQQACMDGLLKVTSSALNNEFFTSAAQSWKERLAEGEFTPELQLRMRQEIEKEKKVEHWKEAFFENYYGENSGLSYEESKELTKADLNQKSARPQYLPHPTGPVTHTPQDPKGTEDSSQTDSPAACLRDIKATQTSSLEPPKPSQKESISVVEPMKTRRSQSTEESKSHISVQSVSAVTTPEGYRQTEHIGAGKLPEHELSEAKLKKTELPQSFVKQNSPPKASSEFKVEQPVAAVKPAEESEVATPESSGLSEPFKRKSTSEAEASSISSPATPSPASKQKVPPLKIPVSRILPVPVSPGQVSPRTPLPAPLSSPGRTGARTLADIKAKAQLARARAAAAAVSSASKGAVPGPGPGGGGGAEHIRPLPSPSPTSSQASVRLAATTTTRSQTTSPPSHPLDSFAQLNPSQTSYTRKTDDREKGVSVGTVSATPCSTHVSSKSSAQNTPSSVHIIKGHENPMSAGSSARTSSCIPANNPLVTQLLQGKEVPLEQILPKPLSKVDVKMSTLSSGSKGKTFQSVSGGVAEHKTDKQMARHFNTAGRIFSEYTRHHRELPDKETQEQILQALMQRKVQQSQPYGGMGPQPPQYKAHHLVHAEERQGQSRIAVGFLGRKRTQRPAMTGHYLLNVSTYGRGSESKRLQQPTIPNTSALSLKKESTEGEEVDKGDETTGKMSSGVKTEQQIYSITNSEEVGFQPCSNVKNESGSEDSTAGADNWNTSVTAKDASAFSQSRRRHLELCNQGNSEPYLTQMGMDPGHQRLPAFHTQKMLDNQEAAAAPCYGGTISMSVPHTMNHNNRGTGNSTASSESDNSSVHGSVMSFSVTVTTIPAGHSLDHGNQGEPSPEPSFMEGSNMEDVQSKCYCRLKAMIMCKGCGAFCHDDCIGPSKLCVSCLVVR, via the exons ATGAGGGagagacagaagaaaaagaaggggaGGACGTGGGCGGAAGCGGCTAAAACG GTTTTGGAAAAATATCCTAACACACCAATGAGCCATAAAGAGATCTTGCAGGTGATCCAAAGAGAAAGACTTAAAGAGATAAG AAG TGGAACTTCACCGCTGGCATGTCTGAATGCAATGCTGCACACAAACTCACGTGGTGAGGAAGGGATTTTCTACAAAGTCCCAGGCAGGATGGGAGTCTACACATTAAAG AAGGACATCTCAGATGTGGTGAAGGAGCTGTCTGAGGAGGGCTCCGAGGACAGCAGTGACAATCTTTCCGACTCCCAAAGCACAGAGAACGACACCGCCATCAGTCCAGAGAGCAGGAGGGGAAGGTGGATGCGAAGAG TTCCCTCCAAGCTGCAGTCCCAGCCGTCATCTCCGCAGCCTCGATGTTCATCGCCTTCTATCCCCACCAGTAAACTCATCTCTCCCTCTCAGAAACACAGCAAGAAAGCTCTCAAACAG GCCTTGAAGCAGCAGCAACAGAGAAATCAGCGTCGACAGGGGGGGATGCCAACTGCCTCCAGTCCCAGATTGCTTCTGAAGACCATTAAAGATATAACAATGGCTGACAACATTACTACAAAGACTG ACCTGTGCCACACTGTTGGGGCAAGGAAGGTTTCCCAGAGGTCAGGTCGCCTTAATGCAG GACAGCTGAAACGCACCAAATGTAAAATAGATGTGGAGACACCAGACTCTATTTTGGTTAACACCAACTTGCGGGCTATCATCAACAAGCACACCTTCTCTGTCTTGCCACCAGACTGCCAACAAAGGCTGCTTGAACTTCTGCCTGAAGTTGATCAACAG GCTTGCATGGATGGTCTTCTGAAGGTCACTAGTTCTGCCTTAAACAATGAGTTCTTCACATCCGCAGCGCAGTCCTGGAAGGAGAGACTGGCTGAGG GTGAATTCACACCTGAGTTGCAGCTACGAATGCGGCAAGAAATTGAGAAGGAGAAAAAAGTTGAGCACTGGAAAGAAGCCTTCTTTGAAAACTATTATGGAGAAAA TTCTGGGCTCAGCTATGAGGAATCCAAGGAGCTGACAAAGGCTGATTTGAATCAGAAGTCTGCCAGGCCCCAGTATCTTCCACATCCAACAGGACCTGTTACCCACACACCACAGGATCCCAAGGGCACTGAGGACAGCAGCCAGACTGATAGTCCTGCTGCCTGTTTGAGAGACATAAAGGCAACACAGACATCATCACTAGAGCCTCCAAAACCTTCTCAAAAAGAGTCCATCTCGGTCGTAGAACCCATGAAGACACGGCGTTCGCAGTCCACAGAGGAGTCCAAGTCACACATATCTGTACAATCAGTGTCTGCGGTGACAACACCAGAGGGCTACAGACAGACTGAGCATATTGGAGCGGGTAAACTTCCTGAACATGAGCTCTCTGAAGCAAAGCTGAAGAAGACAGAGCTCCCTCAGTCATTCGTCAAGCAAAATAGTCCACCAAAGGCCAGTTCAGAGTTCAAAGTGGAGCAGCCGGTGGCTGCAGTTAAGCCCGCTGAAGAGAGCGAGGTGGCGACCCCTGAATCCAGTGGCCTCTCAGAGCCATTTAAACGCAAGTCCACCAGTGAGGCAGAAG CATCGTCCATATCCAGCCCCGCAACCCCATCGCCAGCATCAAAACAAAAGGTTCCACCACTCAAG ATCCCAGTGTCACGTATTCTTCCTGTTCCTGTGTCACCTGGCCAGGTTTCACCCAGGActcctcttcctgctcctctCAGCAGCCCAGGGCGCACCGGGGCTCGCACTTTGGCTGACATCAAAGCAAAAGCACAACTGGCCCGGGCACGAGCGGCAGCGGCTGCAGTATCATCTGCGTCTAAGGGAGCAGTgccagggccagggccaggaggaggaggaggtgctgaGCACATACGCCCACTGCCAAGCCCAAGCCCGACATCTTCACAGGCATCAGTAAGGTTAgcagccaccaccaccaccaggagTCAAACCACTTCACCTCCTTCTCACCCACTGGACTCGTTTGCTCAGCTAAACCCATCTCAAACATCTTACACAAGAAAAACTGATGATAGAGAAAAGGGTGTGTCTGTAGGTACTGTAAGTGCCACACCCTGTAGCACTCACGTAAGTTCAAAATCATCAGCACAAAACACTCCATCATCTGTGCACATTATCAAGGGACACGAAAACCCCATGTCTGCTGGATCATCAGCCAGAACCAGCTCCTGTATTCCTGCAAATAACCCACTGGTCACTCAGCTTCTTCAGGGAAAAGAGGTCCCCTTGGAGCAGATCCTTCCAAAACCGCTGTCCAAGGTAGACGTGAAGATGTCAACACTGAGCTCTGGAAGTAAGGGGAAGACATTCCAGTCAGTCAGTGGGGGCGTTGCTGAACACAAGACTGACAAGCAAATGGCCCGCCACTTCAACACAGCAGGCCGAATTTTCTCAGAATACACGAGACATCACAGAGAACTTCCTGATAAGGAGACTCAGGAGCAGATCCTTCAGGCTCTGATGCAGAGGAAAGTCCAACAGAGCCAGCCTTACGGAGGCATGGGGCCTCAGCCTCCCCAATACAAAGCCCATCATCTGGTGCACGCAGAAGAGCGTCAGGGCCAATCCAGGATCGCTGTAGGCTTTTTAGGCCGCAAGAGGACACAGAGGCCTGCAATGACAGGACATTACCTgctcaatgtgtccacatatggTCGAGGTTCAGAGAGCAAAAGGCTGCAGCAGCCTACCATTCCAAACACATCCGCACTGAGTTTGAAAAAGGAAAGCACAGAAGGAGAGGAGGTGGATAAGGGTGACGAAACCACTGGGAAAATGTCCTCTGGGGTTAAAACAGAGCAGCAGATCTACTCCATTACCAATTCTGAAGAAGTTGGTTTTCAGCCTTGTTCCAACGTTAAGAATGAATCAGGATCAGAGGATAGTACAGCTGGTGCCGACAACTGGAACACCAGTGTGACAGCCAAAGATGCCAGCGCTTTTTCTCAATCACGCCGAAGGCACCTTGAACTCTGCAATCAAGGAAATTCCGAGCCATATCTTACTCAAATGGGAATGGACCCCGGTCACCAGCGGCTGCCTGCCTTTCACACCCAGAAAATGCTCGATAATCAGGAAGCAGCGGCGGCACCGTGCTATGGCGGAACCATCAGCATGTCTGTACCGCACACTATGAATCACAATAACAGAGGCACGGGCAATTCCACAGCCTCATCGGAGTCCGACAACAGCAGCGTCCACGGGAGCGTCATGTCTTTCTCAGTGACTGTCACCACCATACCTGCCGGTCACTCATTAGACCATGGTAACCAAGGCGAGCCATCACCGGAACCCTCATTCATGGAAGGTTCCAACATGGAGGACGTCCAGTCAAAATGCTACTGCCGACTGAAGGCCATGATCATGTGCAAAGGCTGTGGAGCCTTCTGCCACGATGACTGCATTGGCCCTTCAAAACTGTGTGTTTCATGTCTAGTGGTACGATGA
- the asxl2 gene encoding putative Polycomb group protein ASXL2 isoform X2, which translates to MRERQKKKKGRTWAEAAKTVLEKYPNTPMSHKEILQVIQRERLKEISGTSPLACLNAMLHTNSRGEEGIFYKVPGRMGVYTLKKDISDVVKELSEEGSEDSSDNLSDSQSTENDTAISPESRRGRWMRRVPSKLQSQPSSPQPRCSSPSIPTSKLISPSQKHSKKALKQALKQQQQRNQRRQGGMPTASSPRLLLKTIKDITMADNITTKTDLCHTVGARKVSQRSGRLNAGQLKRTKCKIDVETPDSILVNTNLRAIINKHTFSVLPPDCQQRLLELLPEVDQQACMDGLLKVTSSALNNEFFTSAAQSWKERLAEGEFTPELQLRMRQEIEKEKKVEHWKEAFFENYYGENSGLSYEESKELTKADLNQKSARPQYLPHPTGPVTHTPQDPKGTEDSSQTDSPAACLRDIKATQTSSLEPPKPSQKESISVVEPMKTRRSQSTEESKSHISVQSVSAVTTPEGYRQTEHIGAGKLPEHELSEAKLKKTELPQSFVKQNSPPKASSEFKVEQPVAAVKPAEESEVATPESSGLSEPFKRKSTSEAEGEWTPEKRPRMSSVSSVSSVSSVSPPASSISSPATPSPASKQKVPPLKIPVSRILPVPVSPGQVSPRTPLPAPLSSPGRTGARTLADIKAKAQLARARAAAAAVSSASKGAVPGPGPGGGGGAEHIRPLPSPSPTSSQASVRLAATTTTRSQTTSPPSHPLDSFAQLNPSQTSYTRKTDDREKGVSVGTVSATPCSTHVSSKSSAQNTPSSVHIIKGHENPMSAGSSARTSSCIPANNPLVTQLLQGKEVPLEQILPKPLSKVDVKMSTLSSGSKGKTFQSVSGGVAEHKTDKQMARHFNTAGRIFSEYTRHHRELPDKETQEQILQALMQRKVQQSQPYGGMGPQPPQYKAHHLVHAEERQGQSRIAVGFLGRKRTQRPAMTGHYLLNVSTYGRGSESKRLQQPTIPNTSALSLKKESTEGEEVDKGDETTGKMSSGVKTEQQIYSITNSEEVGFQPCSNVKNESGSEDSTAGADNWNTSVTAKDASAFSQSRRRHLELCNQGNSEPYLTQMGMDPGHQRLPAFHTQKMLDNQEAAAAPCYGGTISMSVPHTMNHNNRGTGNSTASSESDNSSVHGSVMSFSVTVTTIPAGHSLDHGNQGEPSPEPSFMEGSNMEDVQSKCYCRLKAMIMCKGCGAFCHDDCIGPSKLCVSCLVVR; encoded by the exons ATGAGGGagagacagaagaaaaagaaggggaGGACGTGGGCGGAAGCGGCTAAAACG GTTTTGGAAAAATATCCTAACACACCAATGAGCCATAAAGAGATCTTGCAGGTGATCCAAAGAGAAAGACTTAAAGAGATAAG TGGAACTTCACCGCTGGCATGTCTGAATGCAATGCTGCACACAAACTCACGTGGTGAGGAAGGGATTTTCTACAAAGTCCCAGGCAGGATGGGAGTCTACACATTAAAG AAGGACATCTCAGATGTGGTGAAGGAGCTGTCTGAGGAGGGCTCCGAGGACAGCAGTGACAATCTTTCCGACTCCCAAAGCACAGAGAACGACACCGCCATCAGTCCAGAGAGCAGGAGGGGAAGGTGGATGCGAAGAG TTCCCTCCAAGCTGCAGTCCCAGCCGTCATCTCCGCAGCCTCGATGTTCATCGCCTTCTATCCCCACCAGTAAACTCATCTCTCCCTCTCAGAAACACAGCAAGAAAGCTCTCAAACAG GCCTTGAAGCAGCAGCAACAGAGAAATCAGCGTCGACAGGGGGGGATGCCAACTGCCTCCAGTCCCAGATTGCTTCTGAAGACCATTAAAGATATAACAATGGCTGACAACATTACTACAAAGACTG ACCTGTGCCACACTGTTGGGGCAAGGAAGGTTTCCCAGAGGTCAGGTCGCCTTAATGCAG GACAGCTGAAACGCACCAAATGTAAAATAGATGTGGAGACACCAGACTCTATTTTGGTTAACACCAACTTGCGGGCTATCATCAACAAGCACACCTTCTCTGTCTTGCCACCAGACTGCCAACAAAGGCTGCTTGAACTTCTGCCTGAAGTTGATCAACAG GCTTGCATGGATGGTCTTCTGAAGGTCACTAGTTCTGCCTTAAACAATGAGTTCTTCACATCCGCAGCGCAGTCCTGGAAGGAGAGACTGGCTGAGG GTGAATTCACACCTGAGTTGCAGCTACGAATGCGGCAAGAAATTGAGAAGGAGAAAAAAGTTGAGCACTGGAAAGAAGCCTTCTTTGAAAACTATTATGGAGAAAA TTCTGGGCTCAGCTATGAGGAATCCAAGGAGCTGACAAAGGCTGATTTGAATCAGAAGTCTGCCAGGCCCCAGTATCTTCCACATCCAACAGGACCTGTTACCCACACACCACAGGATCCCAAGGGCACTGAGGACAGCAGCCAGACTGATAGTCCTGCTGCCTGTTTGAGAGACATAAAGGCAACACAGACATCATCACTAGAGCCTCCAAAACCTTCTCAAAAAGAGTCCATCTCGGTCGTAGAACCCATGAAGACACGGCGTTCGCAGTCCACAGAGGAGTCCAAGTCACACATATCTGTACAATCAGTGTCTGCGGTGACAACACCAGAGGGCTACAGACAGACTGAGCATATTGGAGCGGGTAAACTTCCTGAACATGAGCTCTCTGAAGCAAAGCTGAAGAAGACAGAGCTCCCTCAGTCATTCGTCAAGCAAAATAGTCCACCAAAGGCCAGTTCAGAGTTCAAAGTGGAGCAGCCGGTGGCTGCAGTTAAGCCCGCTGAAGAGAGCGAGGTGGCGACCCCTGAATCCAGTGGCCTCTCAGAGCCATTTAAACGCAAGTCCACCAGTGAGGCAGAAGGTGAATGGACACCAGAAAAAAGGCCACGTATGTCCTCAGTTTCTTCAGTGTCTTCAGTCTCATCTGTTTCTCCTCCAGCATCGTCCATATCCAGCCCCGCAACCCCATCGCCAGCATCAAAACAAAAGGTTCCACCACTCAAG ATCCCAGTGTCACGTATTCTTCCTGTTCCTGTGTCACCTGGCCAGGTTTCACCCAGGActcctcttcctgctcctctCAGCAGCCCAGGGCGCACCGGGGCTCGCACTTTGGCTGACATCAAAGCAAAAGCACAACTGGCCCGGGCACGAGCGGCAGCGGCTGCAGTATCATCTGCGTCTAAGGGAGCAGTgccagggccagggccaggaggaggaggaggtgctgaGCACATACGCCCACTGCCAAGCCCAAGCCCGACATCTTCACAGGCATCAGTAAGGTTAgcagccaccaccaccaccaggagTCAAACCACTTCACCTCCTTCTCACCCACTGGACTCGTTTGCTCAGCTAAACCCATCTCAAACATCTTACACAAGAAAAACTGATGATAGAGAAAAGGGTGTGTCTGTAGGTACTGTAAGTGCCACACCCTGTAGCACTCACGTAAGTTCAAAATCATCAGCACAAAACACTCCATCATCTGTGCACATTATCAAGGGACACGAAAACCCCATGTCTGCTGGATCATCAGCCAGAACCAGCTCCTGTATTCCTGCAAATAACCCACTGGTCACTCAGCTTCTTCAGGGAAAAGAGGTCCCCTTGGAGCAGATCCTTCCAAAACCGCTGTCCAAGGTAGACGTGAAGATGTCAACACTGAGCTCTGGAAGTAAGGGGAAGACATTCCAGTCAGTCAGTGGGGGCGTTGCTGAACACAAGACTGACAAGCAAATGGCCCGCCACTTCAACACAGCAGGCCGAATTTTCTCAGAATACACGAGACATCACAGAGAACTTCCTGATAAGGAGACTCAGGAGCAGATCCTTCAGGCTCTGATGCAGAGGAAAGTCCAACAGAGCCAGCCTTACGGAGGCATGGGGCCTCAGCCTCCCCAATACAAAGCCCATCATCTGGTGCACGCAGAAGAGCGTCAGGGCCAATCCAGGATCGCTGTAGGCTTTTTAGGCCGCAAGAGGACACAGAGGCCTGCAATGACAGGACATTACCTgctcaatgtgtccacatatggTCGAGGTTCAGAGAGCAAAAGGCTGCAGCAGCCTACCATTCCAAACACATCCGCACTGAGTTTGAAAAAGGAAAGCACAGAAGGAGAGGAGGTGGATAAGGGTGACGAAACCACTGGGAAAATGTCCTCTGGGGTTAAAACAGAGCAGCAGATCTACTCCATTACCAATTCTGAAGAAGTTGGTTTTCAGCCTTGTTCCAACGTTAAGAATGAATCAGGATCAGAGGATAGTACAGCTGGTGCCGACAACTGGAACACCAGTGTGACAGCCAAAGATGCCAGCGCTTTTTCTCAATCACGCCGAAGGCACCTTGAACTCTGCAATCAAGGAAATTCCGAGCCATATCTTACTCAAATGGGAATGGACCCCGGTCACCAGCGGCTGCCTGCCTTTCACACCCAGAAAATGCTCGATAATCAGGAAGCAGCGGCGGCACCGTGCTATGGCGGAACCATCAGCATGTCTGTACCGCACACTATGAATCACAATAACAGAGGCACGGGCAATTCCACAGCCTCATCGGAGTCCGACAACAGCAGCGTCCACGGGAGCGTCATGTCTTTCTCAGTGACTGTCACCACCATACCTGCCGGTCACTCATTAGACCATGGTAACCAAGGCGAGCCATCACCGGAACCCTCATTCATGGAAGGTTCCAACATGGAGGACGTCCAGTCAAAATGCTACTGCCGACTGAAGGCCATGATCATGTGCAAAGGCTGTGGAGCCTTCTGCCACGATGACTGCATTGGCCCTTCAAAACTGTGTGTTTCATGTCTAGTGGTACGATGA
- the asxl2 gene encoding putative Polycomb group protein ASXL2 isoform X1, whose product MRERQKKKKGRTWAEAAKTVLEKYPNTPMSHKEILQVIQRERLKEIRSGTSPLACLNAMLHTNSRGEEGIFYKVPGRMGVYTLKKDISDVVKELSEEGSEDSSDNLSDSQSTENDTAISPESRRGRWMRRVPSKLQSQPSSPQPRCSSPSIPTSKLISPSQKHSKKALKQALKQQQQRNQRRQGGMPTASSPRLLLKTIKDITMADNITTKTDLCHTVGARKVSQRSGRLNAGQLKRTKCKIDVETPDSILVNTNLRAIINKHTFSVLPPDCQQRLLELLPEVDQQACMDGLLKVTSSALNNEFFTSAAQSWKERLAEGEFTPELQLRMRQEIEKEKKVEHWKEAFFENYYGENSGLSYEESKELTKADLNQKSARPQYLPHPTGPVTHTPQDPKGTEDSSQTDSPAACLRDIKATQTSSLEPPKPSQKESISVVEPMKTRRSQSTEESKSHISVQSVSAVTTPEGYRQTEHIGAGKLPEHELSEAKLKKTELPQSFVKQNSPPKASSEFKVEQPVAAVKPAEESEVATPESSGLSEPFKRKSTSEAEGEWTPEKRPRMSSVSSVSSVSSVSPPASSISSPATPSPASKQKVPPLKIPVSRILPVPVSPGQVSPRTPLPAPLSSPGRTGARTLADIKAKAQLARARAAAAAVSSASKGAVPGPGPGGGGGAEHIRPLPSPSPTSSQASVRLAATTTTRSQTTSPPSHPLDSFAQLNPSQTSYTRKTDDREKGVSVGTVSATPCSTHVSSKSSAQNTPSSVHIIKGHENPMSAGSSARTSSCIPANNPLVTQLLQGKEVPLEQILPKPLSKVDVKMSTLSSGSKGKTFQSVSGGVAEHKTDKQMARHFNTAGRIFSEYTRHHRELPDKETQEQILQALMQRKVQQSQPYGGMGPQPPQYKAHHLVHAEERQGQSRIAVGFLGRKRTQRPAMTGHYLLNVSTYGRGSESKRLQQPTIPNTSALSLKKESTEGEEVDKGDETTGKMSSGVKTEQQIYSITNSEEVGFQPCSNVKNESGSEDSTAGADNWNTSVTAKDASAFSQSRRRHLELCNQGNSEPYLTQMGMDPGHQRLPAFHTQKMLDNQEAAAAPCYGGTISMSVPHTMNHNNRGTGNSTASSESDNSSVHGSVMSFSVTVTTIPAGHSLDHGNQGEPSPEPSFMEGSNMEDVQSKCYCRLKAMIMCKGCGAFCHDDCIGPSKLCVSCLVVR is encoded by the exons ATGAGGGagagacagaagaaaaagaaggggaGGACGTGGGCGGAAGCGGCTAAAACG GTTTTGGAAAAATATCCTAACACACCAATGAGCCATAAAGAGATCTTGCAGGTGATCCAAAGAGAAAGACTTAAAGAGATAAG AAG TGGAACTTCACCGCTGGCATGTCTGAATGCAATGCTGCACACAAACTCACGTGGTGAGGAAGGGATTTTCTACAAAGTCCCAGGCAGGATGGGAGTCTACACATTAAAG AAGGACATCTCAGATGTGGTGAAGGAGCTGTCTGAGGAGGGCTCCGAGGACAGCAGTGACAATCTTTCCGACTCCCAAAGCACAGAGAACGACACCGCCATCAGTCCAGAGAGCAGGAGGGGAAGGTGGATGCGAAGAG TTCCCTCCAAGCTGCAGTCCCAGCCGTCATCTCCGCAGCCTCGATGTTCATCGCCTTCTATCCCCACCAGTAAACTCATCTCTCCCTCTCAGAAACACAGCAAGAAAGCTCTCAAACAG GCCTTGAAGCAGCAGCAACAGAGAAATCAGCGTCGACAGGGGGGGATGCCAACTGCCTCCAGTCCCAGATTGCTTCTGAAGACCATTAAAGATATAACAATGGCTGACAACATTACTACAAAGACTG ACCTGTGCCACACTGTTGGGGCAAGGAAGGTTTCCCAGAGGTCAGGTCGCCTTAATGCAG GACAGCTGAAACGCACCAAATGTAAAATAGATGTGGAGACACCAGACTCTATTTTGGTTAACACCAACTTGCGGGCTATCATCAACAAGCACACCTTCTCTGTCTTGCCACCAGACTGCCAACAAAGGCTGCTTGAACTTCTGCCTGAAGTTGATCAACAG GCTTGCATGGATGGTCTTCTGAAGGTCACTAGTTCTGCCTTAAACAATGAGTTCTTCACATCCGCAGCGCAGTCCTGGAAGGAGAGACTGGCTGAGG GTGAATTCACACCTGAGTTGCAGCTACGAATGCGGCAAGAAATTGAGAAGGAGAAAAAAGTTGAGCACTGGAAAGAAGCCTTCTTTGAAAACTATTATGGAGAAAA TTCTGGGCTCAGCTATGAGGAATCCAAGGAGCTGACAAAGGCTGATTTGAATCAGAAGTCTGCCAGGCCCCAGTATCTTCCACATCCAACAGGACCTGTTACCCACACACCACAGGATCCCAAGGGCACTGAGGACAGCAGCCAGACTGATAGTCCTGCTGCCTGTTTGAGAGACATAAAGGCAACACAGACATCATCACTAGAGCCTCCAAAACCTTCTCAAAAAGAGTCCATCTCGGTCGTAGAACCCATGAAGACACGGCGTTCGCAGTCCACAGAGGAGTCCAAGTCACACATATCTGTACAATCAGTGTCTGCGGTGACAACACCAGAGGGCTACAGACAGACTGAGCATATTGGAGCGGGTAAACTTCCTGAACATGAGCTCTCTGAAGCAAAGCTGAAGAAGACAGAGCTCCCTCAGTCATTCGTCAAGCAAAATAGTCCACCAAAGGCCAGTTCAGAGTTCAAAGTGGAGCAGCCGGTGGCTGCAGTTAAGCCCGCTGAAGAGAGCGAGGTGGCGACCCCTGAATCCAGTGGCCTCTCAGAGCCATTTAAACGCAAGTCCACCAGTGAGGCAGAAGGTGAATGGACACCAGAAAAAAGGCCACGTATGTCCTCAGTTTCTTCAGTGTCTTCAGTCTCATCTGTTTCTCCTCCAGCATCGTCCATATCCAGCCCCGCAACCCCATCGCCAGCATCAAAACAAAAGGTTCCACCACTCAAG ATCCCAGTGTCACGTATTCTTCCTGTTCCTGTGTCACCTGGCCAGGTTTCACCCAGGActcctcttcctgctcctctCAGCAGCCCAGGGCGCACCGGGGCTCGCACTTTGGCTGACATCAAAGCAAAAGCACAACTGGCCCGGGCACGAGCGGCAGCGGCTGCAGTATCATCTGCGTCTAAGGGAGCAGTgccagggccagggccaggaggaggaggaggtgctgaGCACATACGCCCACTGCCAAGCCCAAGCCCGACATCTTCACAGGCATCAGTAAGGTTAgcagccaccaccaccaccaggagTCAAACCACTTCACCTCCTTCTCACCCACTGGACTCGTTTGCTCAGCTAAACCCATCTCAAACATCTTACACAAGAAAAACTGATGATAGAGAAAAGGGTGTGTCTGTAGGTACTGTAAGTGCCACACCCTGTAGCACTCACGTAAGTTCAAAATCATCAGCACAAAACACTCCATCATCTGTGCACATTATCAAGGGACACGAAAACCCCATGTCTGCTGGATCATCAGCCAGAACCAGCTCCTGTATTCCTGCAAATAACCCACTGGTCACTCAGCTTCTTCAGGGAAAAGAGGTCCCCTTGGAGCAGATCCTTCCAAAACCGCTGTCCAAGGTAGACGTGAAGATGTCAACACTGAGCTCTGGAAGTAAGGGGAAGACATTCCAGTCAGTCAGTGGGGGCGTTGCTGAACACAAGACTGACAAGCAAATGGCCCGCCACTTCAACACAGCAGGCCGAATTTTCTCAGAATACACGAGACATCACAGAGAACTTCCTGATAAGGAGACTCAGGAGCAGATCCTTCAGGCTCTGATGCAGAGGAAAGTCCAACAGAGCCAGCCTTACGGAGGCATGGGGCCTCAGCCTCCCCAATACAAAGCCCATCATCTGGTGCACGCAGAAGAGCGTCAGGGCCAATCCAGGATCGCTGTAGGCTTTTTAGGCCGCAAGAGGACACAGAGGCCTGCAATGACAGGACATTACCTgctcaatgtgtccacatatggTCGAGGTTCAGAGAGCAAAAGGCTGCAGCAGCCTACCATTCCAAACACATCCGCACTGAGTTTGAAAAAGGAAAGCACAGAAGGAGAGGAGGTGGATAAGGGTGACGAAACCACTGGGAAAATGTCCTCTGGGGTTAAAACAGAGCAGCAGATCTACTCCATTACCAATTCTGAAGAAGTTGGTTTTCAGCCTTGTTCCAACGTTAAGAATGAATCAGGATCAGAGGATAGTACAGCTGGTGCCGACAACTGGAACACCAGTGTGACAGCCAAAGATGCCAGCGCTTTTTCTCAATCACGCCGAAGGCACCTTGAACTCTGCAATCAAGGAAATTCCGAGCCATATCTTACTCAAATGGGAATGGACCCCGGTCACCAGCGGCTGCCTGCCTTTCACACCCAGAAAATGCTCGATAATCAGGAAGCAGCGGCGGCACCGTGCTATGGCGGAACCATCAGCATGTCTGTACCGCACACTATGAATCACAATAACAGAGGCACGGGCAATTCCACAGCCTCATCGGAGTCCGACAACAGCAGCGTCCACGGGAGCGTCATGTCTTTCTCAGTGACTGTCACCACCATACCTGCCGGTCACTCATTAGACCATGGTAACCAAGGCGAGCCATCACCGGAACCCTCATTCATGGAAGGTTCCAACATGGAGGACGTCCAGTCAAAATGCTACTGCCGACTGAAGGCCATGATCATGTGCAAAGGCTGTGGAGCCTTCTGCCACGATGACTGCATTGGCCCTTCAAAACTGTGTGTTTCATGTCTAGTGGTACGATGA